In Anaerococcus prevotii DSM 20548, the genomic window CTAAAATGCCGGCTATAAACTTAATCATATAAACTCCATCTATTTCATTTAATCTACTGGATCATATCCACCCTTAGAGAATGGATTGCATCTTAATATTCTCCAAAAAGACTTGATAAACGCTTTCAAAAACCCGTATTTTCTGAAAGCTTCCAGTGCGTATTGGGAACAAGTCGGGTAGAACTTGCACTTGGAAGGTCCTAATTGGGGAGAAA contains:
- the yidD gene encoding membrane protein insertion efficiency factor YidD: MINRLFIRLIKFYQKFISPQLGPSKCKFYPTCSQYALEAFRKYGFLKAFIKSFWRILRCNPFSKGGYDPVD